The following proteins are co-located in the Gossypium hirsutum isolate 1008001.06 chromosome A02, Gossypium_hirsutum_v2.1, whole genome shotgun sequence genome:
- the LOC107927414 gene encoding uncharacterized protein, whose product MSLPRFIVLKSPDAETYLGYKHDNGNYNGYAEFTEPTVVSANAKFEVEIDKDGLVHIRSCTNNKYLEQTRNSSITGNPMEEYWITITAKKPEEDQSKKSCTLFKPILEDPVYKNYRFVHVQSGCYLCLWPLATSELSRGVLANNSHVAANQYDIFEVIDWESLVILPRYVAFEGSNDMFLCLTEIEGHPYLEFSSGDVGAGSVPMEVFYMKNGDIRFKPVSSDKFWRRSPNWIWADSDDTEGTDKDTLFRAFKVDNKTIALLNLGNKMFCKRLTDEGKTSCLNAAVHSTTGEAYLRVQEPVLSRTIYNFRYDTENARVYNEQVVLVAKNSATNRTNQANTFDVKLSYTETSTRIEWGETTTTATMMEVNHQVYVKPMTKVTVYLMMSHGMCDVPFVFTQKDTLYNGTVVTTDVIGNTFTGTNYYNIQYETREESLSS is encoded by the exons ATGTCATTGCCAAGGTTCATCGTGCTCAAATCCCCCGATGCCGAAACATACCTTGGCTACAAGCACGACAACGGAAACTACAATGGGTACGCCGAGTTCACCGAACCAACGGTCGTGAGCGCAAATGCAAAATTCGAAGTGGAGATTGATAAAGATGGGCTGGTGCACATAAGGAGCTGTACCAACAACAAATACTTGGAGCAAACTCGTAATTCTTCCATCACCGGAAACCCAATGGAAGAGTATTGGATTACTATAACCGCCAAGAAACCGGAAGAAGACCAGTCCAAGAAGTCGTGCACATTGTTCAAGCCTATCTTGGAAGACCCCGTATACAAAAATTATCGATTTGTCCATGTTCAATCTGGTTGCTATTTATGCTTATGGCCGTTGGCTACATCGGAACTCAGTCGTGGCGTGTTGGCAAACAACAGTCATGTTGCAGCTAATCAGTATGATATCTTCGAAGTTATTGATTGGGAGTCGTTGGTGATTCTGCCTCGGTACGTTGCTTTCGAAGGAAGCAATGATATGTTCCTTTGTCTTACCGAGATCGAGGGTCACCCATATTTAGAATTCTCGAGTGGGGATGTTGGTGCTGGATCTGTGCCAATGGAGGTTTTTTATATGAAGAATGGAGACATCCGGTTCAAGCCGGTTTCTTCCGATAAGTTCTGGAGACGTAGCCCGAATTGGATTTGGGCGGATTCTGATGACACTGAAGGCACCGATAAGGACACTCTGTTTCGTGCATTCAAAGTCGATAACAAGACCATAGCTCTGCTCAACTTAGGCAACAAAATGTTCTGCAAGCGCCTCACAGACGAGGGAAAGACCAGTTGCCTTAATGCAGCCGTCCATTCTACTACTGGAGAAGCCTACCTACGTGTTCAAGAGCCTGTGTTGTCAAGGACGATTTATAATTTCCGATACGACACCGAAAATGCTCGGGTCTATAACGAACAGGTCGTTCTTGTGGCCAAGAATTCCGCCACCAACAGGACCAATCAAGCCAACACATTCGATGTGAAACTTTCTTATACAGAGACCAGCACCA GAATCGAGTGGGGAGAGACCACTACGACGGCCACCATGATGGAAGTTAACCACCAAGTTTATGTGAAACCGATGACTAAGGTGACGGTGTATCTAATGATGAGCCATGGCATGTGTGATGTTCCCTTCGTATTCACTCAAAAAGACACTCTTTATAATGGGACCGTTGTCACAACTGATGTTATTGGTAACACTTTCACTGGTACTAATTACTACAACATCCAATATGAGACCAGAGAAGAATCTCTCAGCTCTTGA
- the LOC107927412 gene encoding uncharacterized protein, translated as MSFAAPRFIVLKSKEEYLGIVNGNGADDGYLKFSSATQAKSAYAKFEVEEAASGHGLVHIRSCRNNKYWERVQKNPTGGNSDCLYWIAATAKTREEDQSKGSCTLFKFIPVDTAVNTVRIMHVQSKCPLFLGTNRYVLASNHVSDGSSDDTFTIINRETLDLPRYVAFKGDNAQYLRLRHMNGHPYLQFSSSDISDPNVPVSSDKYWRDSMGWIWVDSTNTSDRNTWFRHFKVNDNTIALSTLRNNDFCKRLTADGKDDCLDACIPTITQEARLLVEEPVMERHIQGIKYDLDNRRVLEETVMVMCANTHKNNTPHSQFYEVKFSLQNTATRTWKDNLSLKPGLKATFDVQLPLLVNGKTKLSTELHAGYEFGKTYTNTSKMEFTHKAEVSPMSKMTANLVSTLGKYDIPFTYMQKDTLYNGKTVKYDAQDGTYTGSNFYNTRLEIKEVPLNS; from the exons atgtcTTTCGCTGCGCCAAGGTTTATAGTGCTGAAATCCAAGGAGGAATATTTGGGCATTGTCAATGGAAATGGAGCGGACGATGGGTATCTCAAATTTTCATCGGCAACACAAGCAAAAAGCGCGTATGCAAAATTTGAGGTGGAGGAGGCGGCTTCCGGACATGGCTTGGTGCACATAAGGAGCTGCCGAAACAACAAATACTGGGAACGAGTCCAAAAGAATCCAACGGGTGGAAATTCAGACTGCCTATACTGGATTGCTGCAACTGCCAAAACGCGGGAGGAAGACCAATCCAAGGGCTCCTGCACATTGTTCAAGTTTATCCCTGTGGACACTGCAGTAAATACTGTCCGAATTATGCATGTCCAGTCAAAATGCCCTTTATTCCTAGGTACTAACCGCTACGTGTTGGCGAGCAACCACGTTTCCGACGGTAGTTCGGATGATACCTTCACAATCATCAACAGGGAGACGCTGGATTTGCCAAGGTATGTGGCATTCAAAGGAGATAATGCTCAATATCTTCGTCTTCGTCACATGAACGGTCACCCATATTTGCAGTTTTCATCTAGTGATATTAGCGACCCAAATGTG CCCGTTTCTTCCGATAAATATTGGAGGGACAGCATGGGTTGGATTTGGGTAGATTCCACCAACACCAGTGATCGAAACACTTGGTTCCGCCACTTTAAAGTTAACGACAACACGATAGCTCTCAGCACCCTTCGCAACAATGACTTTTGTAAGCGCCTCACAGCCGATGGAAAGGATGATTGCCTTGATGCATGCATTCCCACCATTACCCAAGAAGCCCGACTGTTGGTGGAAGAGCCAGTCATGGAAAGGCATATTCAGGGTATCAAATATGACCTTGATAATCGGAGGGTGCTTGAGGAGACTGTCATGGTTATGTGCGCGAATACTCACAAAAACAATACCCCCCATTCACAGTTTTATGAAGTGAAATTTTCTCTTCAAAATACTGCCACTCGCACTTGGAAGGATAATCTTTCACTCAAGCCAGGACTGAAAGCCACCTTTGATGTCCAACTTCCATTATTGGTTAATGGGAAGACTAAACTATCAACGGAACTTCATGCAGGATACGAGTTTGGAAAGACCTATACCAATACCTCTAAAATGGAATTCACCCACAAAGCTGAGGTGTCTCCCATGAGTAAGATGACCGCAAATCTGGTTTCAACACTTGGTAAGTACGATATTCCCTTCACCTACATGCAAAAGGACACTCTTTATAATGGGAAAACTGTCAAATATGATGCGCAAGACGGCACTTACACCGGTTCTAATTTCTACAACACCAGACTCGAAATCAAAGAAGTGCCGCTCAACTCTTGA
- the LOC107927413 gene encoding uncharacterized protein, producing the protein MSFAAPRFIVLKSNKEYLGIIDGNGAGDGYLKFSSETQATSSYAKFEVEEAAAGHGLVHIRSCRNNKYWEGVRNNPTEDGQYWIAATTKKPEEDQSRDSCTLFKLILMGTATTDTVRIMHVHSKCRLCLSTSGCVLANNNTSSDDIFTIINRESLLDLPRYVAFKGDNTHYLRLHHMERHPFLQFSSSNISDPNMTMELFVNNDGMLRIKPVSLNIELILDDIHFFSIRI; encoded by the coding sequence ATGTCATTTGCTGCGCCAAGGTTTATAGTGCTGAAATCCAACAAGGAATATTTGGGCATTATCGATGGAAATGGAGCGGGTGATGGGTATCTCAAATTTTCATCAGAAACTCAAGCAACAAGTTCATATGCAAAATTTGAGGTGGAGGAGGCGGCTGCTGGACATGGCTTGGTGCACATAAGGAGCTGTCGTAACAACAAATACTGGGAAGGAGTCCGAAATAATCCGACGGAGGACGGCCAATACTGGATTGCTGCAACTACTAAAAAGCCGGAGGAAGACCAATCCAGGGACTCCTGCACATTGTTCAAGCTTATACTGATGGGCACTGCAACTACAGATACTGTCCGCATTATGCATGTCCACTCAAAATGTCGTTTATGCCTAAGTACCAGTGGTTGCGTGTTGGCCAACAACAACACTAGTTCCGATGACATCTTCACAATCATCAACAGGGAGTCGCTGTTGGATTTGCCAAGGTATGTGGCATTCAAAGGAGATAACACTCACTATCTTCGTCTTCATCACATGGAGCGTCACCCCTTTTTGCAGTTTTCATCAAGTAATATTAGCGACCCAAATATGACAATGGAGCTTTTCGTCAACAATGACGGCATGCTTCGAATCAAGCCTGTTTCTTTAAATATAGAACTCATATTAGATGACATACATTTCTTCTCAATTAGAATTTAA